In the genome of Synechococcus sp. CB0101, the window CCAAACCCTTGAGATTCCCTTTGGCGATCAAACCCTCTTTCAGATCGTTGCGGTGCTGATCAGCCTGCTGGTGTTTCTGGCGGTGCTGGTTTGGCTGGTGAGCCTGCTGTTGGAGACCTACCGCGAGAGTGCGACGAAAGGTGCCGGCCTCAGTGATTGGCAGCGTGATGCGCTCGCTTGGCGTCGGTTTCTGGTTGTGCTGCCACTGCTGCCGCTCACCCGGCTGGTGAAGCTCTTTGTTGACGATGTGGTGAATCTCACCGGTTTGCCGTTGGTGGTCGCCACCTACTTCTTTTTCATTATCTGGTACATCGCAGCCGGCTTTTTCTTCTTCTATCTGTTTGAAGCCTTAGGGCGTAGCAGTGCTGAGTTGGTGGTGCGCCTGCGCGGCGGTGGCTCAACACTTCAGCTGCAGCGGATCAATAATTTCGTGATGCCCCTGTGCCGGGCGATTGGGGCGTTGGCGGCAATCGCTTTGGGCTATCGGCTGTTGATTGAATTGGGCCTGCCATCCAACACGGTGCTGGCCTTCTCGGCCGTGCCAGGCCTCGCCATCGGTCTTGGTGCATCCAAGTTGCTCGGCAACTTGTTTGCTGGTCTTTCGATCCAGACCGATCGACCACTGCGGGTTGGCGAGTTTTGCCGGGTTGGCGACAACCTCGGCTACATCACCAAAATTGGCTTGCGCTCCCTGGAGCTGCAAACCCTGGAAAGCCGCGTCACGATTCCGAATGCTGTGGCCGATGAGGCCACGATCGTGAACTATTCACGTCGGGGCATGCGCAGTGATCTGCCACCGATGCAGGCGCTGGAGATGCGGATCCAGCTGGGTGAGACCTTTTCGCCGTATCAGCTGGAAGAGGTTCTCTTTCAAAGCCGGCGTTTTCTTGCCGGCGTGCCGTCGCTACTAGAGCCGCTGGTCTCGATCGATCGCCGCTCCGACGATGCCTGCTGCGCCTTGATCGTGGTGGCCATGGTGGAGCTGCATGGGTGGGAGGCCTATCTGGGCTTGCGCGAGCAATTGCTGGTGCATCTCGAGGAGCTGGTGGAGCGTGCTGAGCTCTCCGAGATCGCCCTGGGGCTTTCCTACGGCACAACGGCTGAGCAGCTCAAGCGCCTCCCCTCCTTGATGCAGCAGGTGGTGGAGGAAGACCCTTCCCTGCAGTTTCACGCCTGCCGGCTGGAGCGGATCGGCGCCTTCAGCTACGACCATGTGCTGGAGTTCCGCTCCAGCCACCTCGATCACGATGACTTCGAGGAGAGCCTGCATGGCCTCAACCGCCGGATCATCGAGATCTTGGAGATCCATGGGATGGAGATTCCCTTCCCCACGCAGACCCTGATGCTCAACCCCGCCGATGCAACGCACCCCTGAGCCGGAATTGATGGATGGCGAGGAGCAGGCGCTCGCCTATGCCGCCGCTGATTTCAGCGCCGGTGATCAGGCTCTGATCGAGCGCTTGCTGGAGCTGTTCCCGCAAGGCCTCGGTGAGGTGCTGTTGGATCTGGGCTGCGGTCCGGGCAACATCAGCTTTCTGCTGGCGCGGCAGTTCCCGGGCGCCCAGGTGGTTGGAGTCGATGGAGCGGCCGCCATGCTGAATCTGGCCGAGCAGGCCCTGGCCGGCGAGCCGGCATTGCAGCAGCGCCTGCGCTTTGAGCAGAGATGCCTGCCTGATCCGAGCTTGGCTGGTGGTTACAGCGCTCTGGTGAGCAACAGCCTGCTGCACCATCTTCATCATCCCCAGGTGCTTTGGCAGGCCGTGATTCAGCTAGCGAGCCCTGGTGCTCGTGTGTATGTGAAGGATCTGCGGCGGCCCGCTTCCCCGGAGGCGGCGATCGCTCTGCAACGCCGCTACCTGGCAGATGCGCCTCCTGTGCTTCAACGTGATTACCTCGCTTCACTGCACGCTGCCTTCACTCCTGAGGAGGTGCAGCAGCAGTTGCAGGAGGCTGGTTTGGCGGACCAGTTGCAGGTGGCGGCCCTAGAGGATCGCTATCTGGAGGTCTGGGGGCAGCTGCTCTGAGAGGCTTGGCCGATGACCAGCACCTCTGCTCCCGCCGCCACACCCGAGCTCCAGTCCCTGGCCGAAGCCGTGGCGCGGCGCCGCAATTTCGCGATCATTTCCCACCCCGACGCGGGTAAGACCACCCTCACCGAGAAGCTGCTGCTCTACGGGGGTGCGATCCAGCAGGCCGGTGCCGTGAAGGCCAAGGGCGAGCAGCGCAAGGTGACCTCCGACTGGATGGAGCTCGAGAAGCAGCGCGGCATCTCGATTACCTCCACCGTGCTGCAGTTCGACTACAGCGGCAGCACGATCAACCTGCTGGATACCCCCGGCCACCAAGACTTCTCGGAAGACACCTACCGAACCCTCGCCGCCGCCGATAACGCGGTGATGCTCGAAGACGCGGCCAAAGGCCTGGAGCCGCAAACCCGCAAGTTGTTTGAGGTGTGCCGCATGCGGCGCATCCCCATCTTCACCTTCATCAACAAGATGGACCGGCCCGGGCGCGAGCCCCTGGAGCTGCTCGATGAGATCGAGCAGGAGTTGGGCTTGGCTTGCTGGCCGGTGAACTGGCCGATCGGCAGCGGCGATCGCTTCCGCGGCGTGATCGATCGCCGCAGCCATGACGTGATTCTGTTTTTGCGGGCCGAGCGCGGCCGCACCTCAGAAGAGAAGGTGCTGAGCGTGGAAGAAGCGCGCAGTAGTGGTGCGGTGGAGCCCGAGTTGCTGGATGCAGCGCTGGAGGAGCTGGAGCTGCTGGAGGCGGCTGGCAATGAGCTGGATCTTGAGCTGGTGCACGCCGGTGAGCTCAGCCCGGTGTTCTTCGGCTCGGCCATGACCAACTTCGGCGTGCGCCCGTTCCTCGATGCCTTCCTGGAGCTGGCTCAAAAGCCCATCCCCCGCAGCAGTAGCGCCGGCGAGATCGAGCCGGTGCGCCCGGGCTTCAGCGGCTTTGTGTTCAAACTCCAGGCCAACATGGACCCCCGCCACCGCGATCGCGTGGCGTTCGTGCGGG includes:
- a CDS encoding mechanosensitive ion channel family protein, coding for MRSFHRLRRRWFAALLVAAAVLTLQVFAPLQAAPALSSVAARSRATAALIPIEQQPFYGELELTAKAWSDVVLDQVVGGSPQATLLNFYAVMAEVGHRSERLGRLGPWHQERLTPAERQEQIDDTELLFRLAVKALDASGFPASVRVDMAEEAAIQLKHVLDYVFTHSAKPIQIPDAAGMKSINDLRTTPTESWRLPGTAITLTAEEDGDPDNEDYRFSVPTVMAIGQMYREIQGYPVVKQPFATPDFFSDFVYTPGYLVPPDWYLALPKTLRQTLEIPFGDQTLFQIVAVLISLLVFLAVLVWLVSLLLETYRESATKGAGLSDWQRDALAWRRFLVVLPLLPLTRLVKLFVDDVVNLTGLPLVVATYFFFIIWYIAAGFFFFYLFEALGRSSAELVVRLRGGGSTLQLQRINNFVMPLCRAIGALAAIALGYRLLIELGLPSNTVLAFSAVPGLAIGLGASKLLGNLFAGLSIQTDRPLRVGEFCRVGDNLGYITKIGLRSLELQTLESRVTIPNAVADEATIVNYSRRGMRSDLPPMQALEMRIQLGETFSPYQLEEVLFQSRRFLAGVPSLLEPLVSIDRRSDDACCALIVVAMVELHGWEAYLGLREQLLVHLEELVERAELSEIALGLSYGTTAEQLKRLPSLMQQVVEEDPSLQFHACRLERIGAFSYDHVLEFRSSHLDHDDFEESLHGLNRRIIEILEIHGMEIPFPTQTLMLNPADATHP
- a CDS encoding trans-aconitate 2-methyltransferase, with protein sequence MQRTPEPELMDGEEQALAYAAADFSAGDQALIERLLELFPQGLGEVLLDLGCGPGNISFLLARQFPGAQVVGVDGAAAMLNLAEQALAGEPALQQRLRFEQRCLPDPSLAGGYSALVSNSLLHHLHHPQVLWQAVIQLASPGARVYVKDLRRPASPEAAIALQRRYLADAPPVLQRDYLASLHAAFTPEEVQQQLQEAGLADQLQVAALEDRYLEVWGQLL
- a CDS encoding peptide chain release factor 3, yielding MTSTSAPAATPELQSLAEAVARRRNFAIISHPDAGKTTLTEKLLLYGGAIQQAGAVKAKGEQRKVTSDWMELEKQRGISITSTVLQFDYSGSTINLLDTPGHQDFSEDTYRTLAAADNAVMLEDAAKGLEPQTRKLFEVCRMRRIPIFTFINKMDRPGREPLELLDEIEQELGLACWPVNWPIGSGDRFRGVIDRRSHDVILFLRAERGRTSEEKVLSVEEARSSGAVEPELLDAALEELELLEAAGNELDLELVHAGELSPVFFGSAMTNFGVRPFLDAFLELAQKPIPRSSSAGEIEPVRPGFSGFVFKLQANMDPRHRDRVAFVRVCSGKFEKDMTVQHARTGKTIRLSRPQKLFGQDREVVEDAYPGDVIGLNNPGMFAIGDTLYLGPKVEYEGIPCFSPEIFAWLRNPNPSAFKSFRKGVNELREEGAVQILYDTDQSKRDPILAAVGQLQLEVVQYRLENEYGVLTRLEPLGFSVARWVVGGWPALGQVGRIFNCKTVRDAWDRPVLLFKNEWNLNQLGEDHPDLELSAVAPVVSGVEPIAL